A stretch of the Filimonas lacunae genome encodes the following:
- a CDS encoding putative signal transducing protein, with protein MTPNSWFLLLRLSDYTRASIVKGLLEENLIQVLLLNKQDSSYLNFGEIEIYVPVHLKDFANQLLNKALLN; from the coding sequence ATGACACCTAATTCGTGGTTTTTATTATTACGTCTTTCCGATTACACACGTGCCAGCATTGTAAAAGGCTTGCTGGAAGAGAATCTGATACAAGTGCTGTTGCTGAATAAGCAGGACAGTAGTTACCTCAATTTCGGAGAGATAGAAATATATGTACCCGTACATTTGAAAGATTTTGCTAATCAGCTACTCAATAAAGCATTGCTGAATTAA
- a CDS encoding c-type cytochrome: protein MKKQYWALAMIAVAMVACGQQSGQNQAQAKPLKDNSSNPDYQKGIELVAKNDCLSCHKIEDKMLGPSYRQVANKYENNEANIKMLANKVIQGGQGVWGPVPMTAHPQLSEADAQQMIKYIFLLKN, encoded by the coding sequence TTGAAAAAGCAGTATTGGGCTTTGGCAATGATTGCAGTGGCAATGGTTGCCTGCGGACAACAGAGTGGACAAAATCAGGCACAGGCCAAACCTTTAAAAGACAACAGCAGCAACCCCGATTATCAGAAAGGTATAGAGCTGGTTGCCAAAAATGACTGTTTAAGCTGTCATAAAATAGAAGATAAAATGCTGGGGCCATCTTACAGGCAGGTGGCTAATAAGTACGAAAACAATGAGGCCAATATTAAAATGCTGGCTAATAAAGTGATACAAGGCGGACAGGGTGTTTGGGGGCCGGTTCCTATGACTGCGCATCCACAACTGTCAGAAGCAGACGCGCAGCAAATGATTAAATACATTTTCCTGTTAAAGAACTAG
- a CDS encoding flavin monoamine oxidase family protein, with translation MSGYDVIVIGAGASGLMAALQLAKAGKKVQVLEARARLGGRIYTTTDAGGNGQLELGAEFIHGNLPETQQLLKEAGLTYHEVAGEMWRMEKGALVKSEMFIPDWPLLVKQLELLQEDITLESFLQQYFPGERYSGLRKAVENYAAGYDNADASNASVFALRKEWLQEEDAPQYRIDKGYGSMIAFMAENITALGSQIIVNALVKEIHWQPGKVTVHTEEGSYYIANKIVIALPLGVLQANAKQEAAVAFMPVIDKLEQAFHQVGMGAVIKILIEFAPAFYQQLLQEKGLQHMQFLFSEELIDTWWTQVPQQQPVFTGWLGGFKAKKHLHASSETLLQMALQSLATILQTEVAVLQQHVTASKVANWTEDTFTLGSYSYATVETPAALPLIEQGLADTLYFAGEAFYQGSYTGTVEAALVSGKQAALKALQA, from the coding sequence ATGAGTGGATATGATGTGATAGTAATTGGAGCCGGCGCGTCAGGACTGATGGCTGCCTTACAATTGGCGAAAGCCGGCAAAAAAGTGCAGGTACTGGAAGCCAGGGCGCGTTTGGGTGGTCGTATTTATACGACTACAGATGCCGGTGGAAATGGACAGCTAGAACTAGGTGCTGAGTTTATACATGGCAATTTACCCGAAACACAACAATTGCTAAAGGAAGCTGGCTTAACTTATCATGAAGTAGCCGGTGAAATGTGGCGAATGGAGAAAGGGGCATTGGTGAAGAGTGAAATGTTTATACCCGACTGGCCTTTGCTGGTAAAGCAACTAGAATTACTACAAGAAGACATTACACTGGAAAGCTTTTTACAACAATATTTTCCCGGAGAAAGATATTCAGGTCTACGTAAGGCGGTAGAAAATTATGCTGCCGGTTACGATAATGCCGATGCTTCCAATGCCAGTGTTTTTGCATTACGTAAAGAATGGTTGCAGGAAGAAGATGCACCACAATACAGAATTGATAAGGGCTATGGAAGTATGATTGCTTTTATGGCAGAAAATATTACTGCCCTGGGCTCGCAGATCATTGTAAATGCACTGGTAAAAGAAATTCACTGGCAACCGGGAAAAGTAACCGTGCATACAGAAGAAGGTAGTTATTACATAGCGAACAAAATAGTAATAGCATTACCGTTGGGTGTGTTGCAGGCGAATGCAAAACAAGAAGCGGCGGTTGCCTTTATGCCTGTTATTGATAAGCTGGAGCAGGCTTTTCACCAGGTGGGCATGGGCGCTGTAATAAAAATTCTGATAGAGTTTGCTCCTGCTTTTTATCAGCAACTATTGCAGGAAAAAGGATTGCAGCATATGCAATTTCTTTTTTCAGAAGAGTTGATAGATACCTGGTGGACACAGGTGCCGCAACAACAGCCTGTGTTTACCGGTTGGTTAGGTGGGTTTAAAGCTAAAAAACACTTACATGCATCTTCCGAAACATTGTTACAAATGGCTTTGCAATCGCTGGCCACTATATTGCAGACAGAGGTAGCTGTTTTGCAACAGCATGTAACTGCCAGCAAGGTTGCCAACTGGACGGAAGATACTTTTACACTGGGCTCCTACTCTTATGCTACGGTAGAAACTCCTGCTGCTCTTCCATTGATAGAGCAGGGCCTTGCAGATACTTTATACTTTGCAGGCGAAGCATTTTACCAGGGCTCTTACACAGGCACGGTAGAAGCAGCGTTAGTGAGTGGTAAGCAGGCTGCTTTAAAGGCTTTACAGGCATAA
- a CDS encoding glutathione peroxidase, which produces MKLTRLLGVNNRIQYNTNEAVPPASFYALQTVQNNGVTLSFEQFKGKQVLLVNTASGCGWTAQYTQLQQLHQQYPQLVILGFPANDFKEQEKGSDAEIAQFCQVNFGVTFPLMKKSVVIKDVAQSEVFKWLSDASLNGWNNIQPEWNFSKYLVNEQGSLQYYFGPSISPLSTTVTQAITH; this is translated from the coding sequence ATGAAACTTACCCGTTTGCTGGGCGTGAACAATCGCATACAATATAACACCAATGAAGCTGTGCCGCCAGCCTCTTTCTACGCATTACAAACCGTGCAGAACAATGGCGTTACCCTTAGCTTTGAACAGTTTAAAGGCAAACAGGTGTTACTGGTAAATACCGCTTCCGGTTGTGGCTGGACCGCTCAATACACGCAACTACAACAACTGCATCAGCAATATCCGCAACTGGTAATTTTAGGCTTTCCCGCCAACGATTTCAAAGAGCAGGAAAAAGGAAGTGATGCAGAAATAGCACAGTTTTGCCAGGTAAATTTTGGAGTTACTTTTCCATTGATGAAAAAAAGTGTGGTGATAAAGGATGTTGCACAAAGCGAAGTGTTCAAATGGCTTTCCGATGCATCGCTCAATGGCTGGAATAACATTCAACCTGAATGGAATTTCAGTAAATACCTGGTGAATGAACAAGGCAGTCTGCAATATTACTTTGGCCCTTCTATTTCACCACTGAGCACCACTGTTACACAAGCTATCACTCATTGA
- a CDS encoding nucleoside deaminase has product MPLYDDTYFMQQALKEAQLAFDEEEVPVGAIVVINNKIISRGHNQVERLNDPTAHAEIIALTSAFNHLGAKYLPDATLYVTVEPCLMCSGALYWSKVGRIVYGASDEKNGYQRFTDPAPSYSSAPFHPKAEIVKGVMAAECAWLMQSFFRARRK; this is encoded by the coding sequence ATGCCTTTGTACGACGATACTTATTTTATGCAGCAGGCTTTAAAAGAAGCACAGCTGGCCTTTGATGAAGAGGAGGTGCCTGTGGGTGCTATAGTGGTAATTAATAATAAAATAATTTCCAGGGGTCATAACCAGGTAGAACGCTTAAACGATCCTACCGCCCATGCTGAAATCATCGCATTAACATCTGCCTTTAATCACCTTGGCGCTAAATACCTGCCCGATGCTACTTTATATGTAACAGTGGAACCCTGCCTTATGTGCAGCGGGGCCTTATACTGGAGTAAAGTGGGGCGTATTGTATACGGCGCCAGTGATGAAAAAAACGGTTACCAGCGCTTTACCGATCCGGCACCCTCTTACAGCAGCGCTCCTTTTCATCCAAAAGCGGAGATAGTAAAAGGTGTTATGGCAGCTGAATGTGCCTGGTTAATGCAATCCTTTTTTCGGGCCAGGAGAAAGT
- the dusB gene encoding tRNA dihydrouridine synthase DusB, translating into MVRIGEITLPEFPLLLAPMEDVSDPPFRAVCKDNGADLMYTEFISSEGLIRDAIKSRQKLDIFDYERPIGIQIFGGDEEAMALSARIVGATNPDLVDINFGCPVKKVVSKGAGAGVLKDIDLMVRLTSAVVKATDKPVTVKTRLGWDESSINIEEVAERLQDVGIKALSIHGRTRSQMYKGHADWTLIGKVKNNPRIQIPIFGNGDIDSPEKALEYKNRYGIDGIMIGRAAIGYPWIFNEIKHFFNTGTHAPAPTVQQRADAIKKHLHKAVEWKGEVVGILEMRRHYTNYLKGFPHIKEFRNQLVTVKSVAEIEEILQQIVTRYDGFVPERRMATFPEEKGCEC; encoded by the coding sequence ATGGTGAGAATTGGAGAGATAACGTTACCGGAATTTCCGCTACTGCTGGCGCCCATGGAAGATGTAAGCGACCCGCCGTTTCGTGCTGTTTGTAAAGACAATGGCGCTGATTTGATGTACACTGAATTTATCAGCAGCGAAGGATTAATCCGGGATGCTATCAAAAGCAGACAGAAACTGGACATATTCGATTACGAACGTCCTATCGGCATCCAGATATTTGGAGGTGATGAAGAAGCGATGGCTTTAAGCGCCCGCATTGTAGGTGCCACCAACCCCGACCTGGTGGATATTAACTTTGGTTGCCCGGTGAAAAAAGTGGTAAGCAAAGGGGCAGGGGCAGGTGTGTTAAAAGATATTGACTTAATGGTAAGGCTTACCAGTGCTGTGGTAAAAGCAACGGATAAACCCGTTACAGTAAAAACCCGCCTGGGATGGGATGAAAGCTCTATTAATATAGAAGAGGTAGCAGAACGCCTGCAGGATGTAGGCATTAAAGCACTTTCTATACATGGCCGCACACGCTCGCAGATGTATAAAGGTCATGCCGACTGGACCTTAATAGGTAAAGTAAAGAACAATCCACGCATCCAGATCCCTATTTTCGGCAATGGCGATATTGACAGTCCCGAAAAAGCACTGGAATATAAAAACCGCTATGGTATAGATGGCATTATGATTGGCCGTGCTGCTATTGGTTATCCCTGGATTTTTAATGAAATAAAACATTTCTTCAACACAGGCACTCATGCACCTGCGCCCACTGTACAACAACGTGCAGATGCTATTAAAAAGCATTTACATAAAGCAGTAGAATGGAAAGGAGAAGTGGTAGGCATACTGGAAATGCGCAGGCATTATACCAACTACCTTAAAGGCTTTCCGCATATTAAAGAATTCCGCAACCAGCTGGTAACAGTAAAATCAGTAGCAGAAATTGAAGAGATACTGCAACAGATAGTAACACGTTACGATGGTTTTGTTCCGGAAAGGCGAATGGCCACCTTCCCGGAAGAAAAAGGCTGCGAATGCTAG
- a CDS encoding CPBP family intramembrane glutamic endopeptidase, which translates to MRQTLRNNYLAQLGLLLFIFGTSAIVLALLIQVLMSALHLSPDALTSSPGIARLSQCIGAFLTMGLPSLVFGYIVNNHKPAQYLRFTRRISGKQVFLVIVIVFAAVLLGGALARVNQQLPVPANWAQAFKKLEDNYNKDIMVIAGMRNIQDYIVSLLLLAFLPAMMEEMLFRGCVQQVAVGLVRKPWLGILITGVLFSAIHISFYGFLPRLMLGMVLGYLYYYGNNIWLNIWAHFFNNAMALTSVYSLSRSGKLTPDSVNDSMNDTFPLYIGLLGLMVTVSLLIRFKTESERVAQLYPNDQEPFNHTNP; encoded by the coding sequence ATGCGTCAAACACTTCGGAACAATTACCTGGCTCAGTTAGGTCTGTTACTTTTTATTTTCGGCACCAGTGCAATTGTACTAGCGCTTCTTATTCAGGTACTTATGTCGGCTTTACACCTGAGTCCTGATGCGCTCACCAGTTCTCCGGGCATAGCCAGGTTGTCGCAATGTATTGGCGCTTTTTTAACAATGGGACTTCCCTCACTCGTATTTGGCTATATAGTAAATAACCATAAACCTGCCCAATATCTCCGTTTTACCCGCCGCATCAGTGGCAAACAGGTGTTTCTGGTAATTGTAATTGTGTTTGCTGCGGTTTTGTTAGGCGGTGCGCTGGCCAGAGTAAACCAACAGCTTCCAGTGCCGGCAAATTGGGCCCAAGCATTTAAAAAGCTGGAAGACAATTACAATAAAGATATTATGGTCATTGCAGGTATGCGCAACATACAGGACTATATTGTTTCCTTGTTACTGCTTGCTTTTTTACCTGCTATGATGGAGGAAATGTTGTTTAGAGGTTGTGTGCAGCAGGTGGCTGTTGGACTGGTGCGCAAGCCCTGGTTAGGTATATTGATTACAGGGGTGTTGTTCAGTGCTATTCATATTTCCTTTTACGGTTTTTTACCCCGCCTGATGCTGGGTATGGTACTGGGCTACCTGTATTATTATGGCAACAATATCTGGTTAAATATCTGGGCGCATTTTTTCAATAATGCCATGGCATTAACCAGTGTGTATTCGTTAAGCCGTTCCGGTAAACTAACGCCCGATTCGGTAAATGATTCTATGAATGACACTTTTCCTTTGTATATTGGATTACTGGGATTAATGGTGACCGTTTCTTTATTGATTCGTTTTAAAACGGAAAGTGAAAGGGTGGCACAATTATATCCTAATGATCAGGAACCATTTAATCATACGAACCCATGA
- a CDS encoding aldehyde dehydrogenase: MQHAFLQPMQQHYTNGATRSYSFRIQQLKKLRNAIQEYETRIIEALYNDLHKSPEEAYTTEIGICYAEIKHILYHLEEWMRPSHVSTPLALFPGKSKVIKDPLGVCLIVAPWNYPFNLMMIPLTGAIAGGNCVVLKPSELAPHTAAVIADMIQAHFAPEFISVVQGEGSTVVHSLLQEFRFHHIFFTGSIPVGKAVAQQAAAQLIPVTLELGGKSPCIVDETANITTAAARIVWGKFTNAGQTCVAPDYLLVHQSKKEALIQAMTAAIQKYYGTDPLQSYDYGRIINTKRFDTLQEYLKQGQIVTGGQTNRNSLYIAPTILDHVATTAPVMQEEIFGPLLPVYTYQHREEALAFIQQHPNPLSLYVFSSNREAQTYFTENIAFGGGCINNTLMHLGNPYLPFGGVATSGMGQYHGKYSFDIFTRPKAILTSAIWPDPSVKYPPYKGKLKLLKWLLK, encoded by the coding sequence ATGCAACATGCCTTTCTACAGCCCATGCAGCAACATTATACCAATGGTGCTACGCGTAGTTACAGCTTTAGAATTCAGCAGCTGAAAAAGTTACGCAACGCCATACAGGAATATGAAACCCGCATTATAGAAGCCCTGTATAATGATCTGCATAAATCGCCCGAAGAAGCCTACACCACAGAAATAGGCATTTGCTATGCAGAAATAAAACATATCCTGTACCACCTGGAAGAGTGGATGCGTCCTTCACATGTATCAACACCATTGGCCCTGTTTCCCGGCAAAAGCAAAGTGATCAAAGACCCGTTAGGCGTATGCCTTATTGTGGCTCCCTGGAATTATCCTTTTAACCTTATGATGATTCCATTGACCGGCGCTATTGCAGGTGGTAATTGTGTTGTACTAAAACCTTCTGAACTGGCGCCGCACACAGCCGCTGTTATTGCAGATATGATACAGGCTCATTTTGCACCTGAGTTTATAAGTGTAGTGCAGGGAGAAGGCAGTACCGTAGTGCATTCATTGCTACAGGAATTCCGCTTTCATCATATTTTTTTCACTGGAAGTATTCCAGTAGGCAAAGCCGTTGCACAGCAAGCCGCAGCGCAATTAATTCCTGTTACGCTGGAGCTAGGTGGTAAAAGCCCTTGCATTGTGGATGAAACCGCTAATATCACTACCGCTGCTGCACGTATTGTATGGGGTAAGTTTACCAATGCCGGGCAAACCTGTGTAGCACCGGATTATCTGCTGGTGCATCAGTCTAAAAAAGAAGCATTGATACAAGCAATGACAGCCGCCATTCAAAAATATTATGGCACTGACCCGCTTCAATCCTACGACTATGGTCGCATTATCAACACCAAAAGATTTGACACCTTACAGGAATACCTGAAACAGGGGCAAATAGTTACCGGCGGCCAAACCAACAGGAACAGTCTTTACATAGCACCTACTATACTGGACCATGTTGCAACTACCGCCCCTGTTATGCAGGAAGAGATATTTGGCCCATTGCTTCCGGTATATACTTACCAGCACCGCGAAGAAGCGCTGGCGTTTATACAGCAACACCCTAACCCGTTGTCGCTATATGTGTTCAGCAGCAACCGCGAAGCACAAACTTACTTTACAGAAAACATTGCATTTGGCGGTGGTTGCATCAACAACACATTGATGCATCTGGGCAACCCGTATTTGCCGTTTGGAGGTGTTGCCACCAGTGGTATGGGGCAATATCATGGTAAATACAGTTTCGATATCTTTACCCGGCCTAAAGCTATTCTTACATCAGCTATATGGCCCGACCCTTCAGTAAAATACCCGCCCTATAAAGGCAAGCTGAAGTTATTAAAATGGCTTTTAAAATAA